A genome region from Candidatus Methylomirabilis sp. includes the following:
- the folE gene encoding GTP cyclohydrolase I FolE translates to MEPLIRDLLKELGEDPYREGLVKTPERVAKAWEYFTSGYRQDLSEVLNGAVFVEQYNEMVLVKDIDLYSMCEHHLLPFTGKAHVAYLPKNKILGLSKVVRLVEMFSRRLQVQERLTCQIADTLMQTLEPRGVAVVIEAHHFCMIMRGVEKQNSRAVTSSMLGLFRECPMTRNEFLQLIAGPGR, encoded by the coding sequence ATCGAGCCGCTCATCCGTGATTTGTTGAAGGAGCTGGGGGAGGACCCGTACCGGGAAGGGCTCGTCAAGACGCCCGAACGGGTGGCGAAGGCCTGGGAGTACTTCACCAGCGGGTACCGGCAGGACCTGTCGGAGGTCCTGAACGGAGCCGTCTTCGTCGAGCAGTACAACGAGATGGTCCTGGTGAAGGACATCGACCTCTACTCGATGTGCGAGCACCACCTCCTCCCCTTCACCGGCAAGGCCCACGTGGCCTACCTCCCGAAGAACAAGATCCTGGGCCTGAGCAAGGTCGTCCGCCTGGTGGAGATGTTCAGCCGGCGCCTCCAGGTCCAGGAGCGTCTGACCTGCCAGATCGCCGATACCCTGATGCAGACCCTGGAGCCGCGGGGGGTGGCGGTGGTCATCGAGGCCCACCACTTCTGCATGATCATGCGGGGAGTGGAGAAACAGAACAGCCGGGCGGTGACCAGCAGCATGCTGGGGCTCTTCCGCGAGTGCCCCATGACCCGCAACGAATTCCTGCAGCTCATCGCCGGGCCGGGCCGATAA